In Terriglobus sp. TAA 43, a single window of DNA contains:
- a CDS encoding pyridoxal phosphate-dependent aminotransferase — MHRAKQDAAFLDLTVSNPTRCGFDYSAIPLDVLAAKASLHYDASSLGTQSARVAVAGMFPSLDAEQILLTASTSEAYGFLFKLLCEPGDAVLVPSPSYPLFDLLARLHDVELIKYPLVYHDGWQIDPASLDAAVTERTRAIVAIHPNNPTGHYCSESDRAALYGLANRHRLPLIVDEVFLDYGVEGRGETFAQAEASALTFVLGGLSKLLAMPQMKLAWTAVCGPARQVHEAMHRLEIIADTFLSVGTPVQTAVPAWLSVRHKIQVQIQQRVSANLAALDLCIQGTVVSRLKLEGGWCAVLRIPAVADDVELAIRLLEETRVAVHPGSFYCFPSRGWLVVSLLGNPEQLTAGLQRMLPRL, encoded by the coding sequence TTGCACCGCGCAAAGCAAGATGCAGCGTTCCTTGATCTGACAGTGTCAAACCCGACTCGATGTGGCTTCGACTATTCCGCGATCCCGTTAGATGTGCTGGCAGCCAAGGCCTCGCTTCATTACGACGCGAGCTCTCTCGGAACACAATCGGCGCGCGTTGCGGTTGCTGGCATGTTCCCTAGCCTAGATGCAGAGCAGATTCTGCTGACCGCAAGTACAAGCGAAGCGTACGGATTTCTCTTCAAGCTACTCTGCGAACCCGGCGATGCCGTGCTTGTGCCGTCTCCGAGTTATCCATTGTTTGACCTGTTGGCGCGGCTCCATGATGTGGAACTGATCAAATACCCGCTGGTCTATCACGATGGCTGGCAGATTGACCCTGCCTCGCTGGATGCGGCAGTAACCGAACGCACGCGAGCCATTGTTGCCATCCATCCGAATAACCCAACAGGGCACTACTGCAGCGAATCCGACCGTGCCGCACTGTATGGTTTGGCGAACCGGCATAGGCTTCCTCTGATCGTGGATGAAGTCTTTCTAGACTACGGCGTTGAAGGTCGCGGCGAAACGTTTGCGCAGGCAGAGGCTTCCGCGCTTACCTTTGTGCTCGGTGGCCTGAGCAAGCTGCTTGCGATGCCTCAGATGAAACTTGCATGGACCGCCGTGTGCGGACCCGCAAGGCAGGTTCACGAAGCGATGCATCGACTGGAGATCATCGCCGACACCTTTCTCTCCGTGGGGACGCCTGTGCAGACAGCGGTGCCCGCCTGGTTGTCCGTGCGACATAAGATTCAGGTGCAGATACAGCAACGCGTAAGCGCGAATTTAGCCGCGTTGGATCTCTGCATACAAGGCACCGTGGTTAGCCGACTCAAGCTGGAAGGCGGATGGTGTGCGGTATTACGTATCCCCGCTGTCGCCGATGACGTCGAACTAGCCATCCGCTTACTGGAAGAGACCCGCGTGGCCGTGCATCCGGGGTCCTTCTATTGCTTTCCGTCAAGAGGCTGGTTGGTCGTCAGCCTTCTTGGAAATCCGGAGCAACTTACCGCAGGGCTACAACGGATGTTGCCGCGCCTGTAA
- a CDS encoding HAD family phosphatase, with product MSQIRAVLFDFGKVLTLAPDLRVWEQMRAISQLSEAELQAGYWKYRDDYDAGLLTGDEYWRLIAGASISDDVLRDLKAADVALWTQMNQPMLQWVASLHQHGFRTGILSNMPDAMAEGIVAQFDWIANFHHTVWSYALKLRKPQPEIYAIAADGLKTAPQNILFIDDKPENTAAAEAFGMQAIVYDNHADFVTEMHTRGFGYLLEPETIASF from the coding sequence ATGTCCCAGATTCGTGCAGTCCTCTTCGATTTCGGTAAAGTGTTGACCCTCGCCCCTGATCTGCGCGTCTGGGAGCAAATGCGTGCTATTTCGCAACTGTCCGAGGCGGAACTTCAGGCTGGCTACTGGAAATATCGCGATGACTATGACGCAGGCCTCCTTACGGGTGATGAGTATTGGCGGCTTATCGCAGGTGCATCCATCTCCGACGACGTGCTGCGCGACCTGAAGGCTGCGGATGTAGCGCTTTGGACGCAGATGAACCAACCCATGCTGCAATGGGTAGCTTCCCTGCACCAGCACGGCTTTCGCACGGGCATTCTTTCCAACATGCCGGACGCCATGGCCGAGGGCATCGTTGCGCAATTTGATTGGATCGCGAATTTCCATCACACCGTATGGTCCTACGCGTTGAAGCTGCGGAAGCCTCAACCGGAGATTTACGCCATCGCGGCAGATGGGTTGAAGACTGCACCGCAGAACATCCTGTTCATCGATGACAAACCGGAGAACACCGCAGCGGCAGAGGCGTTTGGCATGCAGGCGATTGTCTATGACAACCACGCCGACTTTGTTACCGAGATGCATACGCGGGGTTTCGGATATCTCCTCGAACCGGAAACCATCGCTTCCTTTTAG